The following proteins come from a genomic window of Bacillota bacterium:
- a CDS encoding GspE/PulE family protein gives MTVLSMQRIVSVLLDSGLVSSSKLDEVELESRNTGKKKLRLIVEKGLLNEEKLLNILERELQIPQVNLNQIRIEGGTVSSVPPEIAHRHNVIPIDKQNKKLTLAMSDPFDLEAIDEVSMITGCEVNPVLARESAIKHLIAHHYGFRDYDDLDEPADNGNIYSEQSPVVRMVNSLIEKAIEEGASDIHLEPNRETLRIRMRLDGILHDLSSPPKQAQANIISRVKIMSGLDIAEKRLPQDGNIDWKGEKEGINLRISTLPTIYGEKVVIRLLEKEKIVLPLENLGFAPENFRVLMRLLLNQHGLLLVTGPTGCGKTTTLYSALNYLNRPEDNIVTVEDPVEYRLDRINQVQVNRRINRTFAGSLRSILRQDPNIIMVGEIRDLETAKITTQAALTGHLVLSTLHTNNAAGAVTRLIDMGLEDYLVTASLLGVIAQRLVRKICSECREEYRLSDQEKIFYNRFFRKDPPPSLIRGGKCRSCNNTGYRNRTSIQEILVLDQELQDLILKGATAEILHRKAFEKGMKSLVDDGQRAVESGITTVSEIIRSTFSSIFDSRISGSEESLIYLAKLYHDLQKD, from the coding sequence TTGACTGTATTAAGCATGCAGCGGATCGTGTCAGTATTGCTCGATTCGGGTCTGGTCAGCAGCAGCAAATTGGATGAAGTTGAATTGGAGTCAAGAAATACGGGTAAGAAGAAACTGCGTTTGATTGTAGAAAAGGGTTTGCTCAACGAAGAAAAATTACTGAACATTTTGGAAAGAGAACTTCAAATCCCCCAGGTTAATCTTAACCAGATCAGAATTGAAGGGGGGACTGTCTCTTCAGTTCCGCCGGAAATAGCCCACCGTCATAATGTGATCCCCATTGATAAACAGAATAAAAAGCTGACTCTGGCCATGTCAGATCCTTTTGATCTGGAGGCCATCGATGAAGTCTCCATGATTACCGGTTGTGAAGTCAATCCGGTTTTGGCCAGGGAGAGCGCCATAAAACACCTGATTGCCCATCATTATGGTTTCAGAGATTATGATGATTTGGATGAACCCGCTGATAACGGAAATATCTATTCTGAGCAGTCACCGGTGGTCAGGATGGTGAATTCATTGATCGAAAAAGCCATAGAGGAAGGGGCCAGTGATATACATCTTGAGCCGAACAGGGAAACCCTGCGAATCAGAATGCGCCTGGATGGGATACTGCACGATCTTTCGTCACCGCCGAAACAGGCCCAGGCAAACATTATATCGAGGGTTAAGATAATGTCCGGGCTCGACATCGCCGAAAAGAGGCTGCCCCAGGATGGAAATATCGATTGGAAAGGTGAAAAGGAGGGTATAAACCTTCGTATATCTACCCTGCCGACCATTTACGGTGAAAAAGTAGTGATCAGGTTGCTCGAAAAAGAGAAGATCGTTTTACCACTGGAGAACCTCGGTTTTGCTCCGGAAAATTTCCGGGTGTTGATGAGGCTCCTGTTGAACCAGCATGGCTTACTGTTGGTGACCGGACCAACCGGGTGCGGCAAAACCACCACCCTGTATTCCGCCCTGAATTACTTAAACCGGCCTGAAGACAATATTGTGACCGTTGAAGATCCTGTCGAATACAGGTTGGACAGGATAAATCAGGTCCAGGTGAATAGACGGATCAACAGGACATTTGCCGGTTCCCTGCGCTCAATTCTTCGCCAGGACCCGAACATCATCATGGTCGGAGAGATAAGAGATCTGGAGACGGCAAAAATAACCACCCAGGCTGCCCTGACCGGCCACCTGGTCCTGAGTACCCTCCACACTAATAATGCTGCAGGGGCGGTGACGCGCCTGATCGATATGGGCCTGGAAGATTATCTTGTAACCGCTTCACTTTTAGGAGTAATCGCCCAACGCCTGGTTCGAAAAATCTGTTCGGAATGCAGGGAGGAATATAGATTAAGTGATCAGGAGAAAATATTCTACAACCGTTTTTTCCGTAAAGACCCTCCCCCCAGTCTAATCAGGGGTGGAAAATGCAGGTCATGCAATAATACTGGTTACCGCAACCGGACTTCGATCCAGGAAATACTGGTTCTCGACCAGGAATTGCAGGATCTCATCCTGAAAGGAGCAACAGCGGAGATATTGCACAGGAAGGCCTTTGAAAAGGGAATGAAATCGCTCGTCGATGACGGACAACGGG
- the aroE gene encoding shikimate dehydrogenase, whose translation MRVEERLSSINAETNLYLVLGNPVRHSLSPVIHNAGFEALKVNSLYLASEVSEEQIAEAIEGLKVLGIAGANITSPFKEAVIPYLDSITDVAEMLRSVNTIVNSNGRLVGYSTDGAGFISALEHLAPDYDFNSPATIVGAGGAARAVAYALAEKGVEEFNLINRSRARADLLHKLLIDNFSLECSVHSLESPGLDSLINKSSLIVYTLPTDSLEFISALQNRYPQKAPADRTIMIDLRYSPSVTEVMKQFIKAGGRAFNGSEMLFGQALYAFELFTGLSAPVEAMRQAYNKALEKGD comes from the coding sequence GTGAGAGTTGAGGAACGGTTGTCGTCGATTAACGCAGAAACCAATCTATATCTTGTTCTGGGTAATCCGGTAAGACATTCATTATCACCGGTTATTCATAATGCCGGATTTGAAGCTCTCAAGGTGAATTCTCTTTACCTGGCCAGTGAGGTTTCTGAAGAACAAATCGCAGAGGCAATTGAGGGGTTAAAAGTGCTCGGAATTGCAGGAGCAAATATTACCAGCCCGTTCAAGGAAGCTGTAATCCCTTATCTCGATTCAATAACTGATGTTGCAGAAATGCTCAGGTCGGTAAATACAATAGTTAACAGCAACGGCCGGTTGGTAGGCTACAGTACCGATGGGGCCGGCTTTATTTCCGCCCTTGAACATTTAGCTCCGGACTATGATTTTAATTCACCAGCTACCATAGTCGGAGCCGGTGGAGCTGCCCGTGCAGTCGCTTATGCCCTGGCTGAGAAGGGTGTAGAGGAGTTTAACCTGATTAATCGCAGCAGGGCGAGAGCTGATCTCCTGCACAAACTGCTCATCGATAACTTCTCACTGGAATGCTCAGTACATAGCCTTGAATCACCTGGACTCGATTCTCTTATTAATAAAAGTAGCCTCATCGTTTATACTTTGCCAACAGATTCTTTGGAATTTATTAGTGCGCTTCAAAACAGATATCCTCAGAAAGCGCCAGCGGATAGAACAATTATGATTGATCTTCGTTATAGTCCTTCGGTTACAGAAGTTATGAAACAGTTTATCAAAGCAGGGGGCAGGGCTTTTAACGGTTCCGAAATGCTTTTCGGACAGGCACTTTATGCCTTTGAACTTTTTACCGGTTTATCTGCGCCGGTTGAAGCCATGCGCCAGGCTTATAATAAAGCACTGGAGAAGGGAGATTAA